A region from the Felis catus isolate Fca126 chromosome F1, F.catus_Fca126_mat1.0, whole genome shotgun sequence genome encodes:
- the LOC101080507 gene encoding olfactory receptor 10K2, protein MEWGNGTLVTEFVFLGFSSLAGLQRLLFVAFLPLYLFTLGTNAIIVSTIVLDRALHTPMYFFLAVLSCSETCYTFVIVPKMLVDLLAQKKTISFLGCAIQMFTFLFLGCSHSFLLAAMGYDRYVAICNPLRYTVLMGHRVCVGLVAAACACGFTIAQIITSVVFHLPFCASNQLHHFFCDIAPVLTVASHHTYLSQIVIVMLCALVLVIPLSLILVSYIHIISAILQFPSTLGRYKAFSTCASHLIVVTIHYGCASFIYLRLKSNYSSSRDALISVSYTILTPLFNPLIYSLRNKEFKSALRRAAGKTISLPRC, encoded by the coding sequence ATGGAGTGGGGCAACGGGACCCTGGTGACAGAGTTCGTCTTCCTCGGCTTCTCTTCTCTGGCCGGGCTGCAGCGGCTGCTCTTTGTTGCCTTCCTGCCCCTCTACCTGTTCACTCTGGGCACCAATGCCATCATCGTTTCCACCATCGTGCTAGACAGAGCCCttcacacccccatgtacttcttcctcgcCGTCCTCTCCTGCTCTGAGACCTGCTACACCTTCGTCATCGTACCCAAGATGCTGGTTGACCTCCTGGCCCAGAAGAAGACCATCTCCTTCCTGGGCTGTGCCATCCAGATGTTCACCTTCCTCTTCCTTGGCTGCTCTCACTCCTTCCTGCTGGCGGCCATGGGGTATGACCGCTACGTGGCCATCTGTAACCCTCTGCGCTACACGGTGCTCATGGGACACAGGGTGTGTGTGGGACTCGTGGCTGCTGCCTGTGCCTGTGGCTTTACTATTGCACAGATTATCACCTCCGTGGTATTCCACCTGCCCTTCTGCGCCTCCAACCAGCTCCATCATTTCTTCTGTGACATCGCCCCTGTCCTCACGGTGGCATCTCATCATACCTACCTGAGTCAGATTGTCATCGTCATGCTCTGTGCACTGGTCCTGGTTATCCCCCTGTCACTGATTTTGGTGTCCTATATTCACATCATCTCTGCCATACTCCAGTTTCCTTCCACATTGGGCAGGTAcaaagccttctccacctgtgcGTCCCACCTCATTGTTGTCACCATCCATTATGGCTGTGCCTCCTTTATCTACTTACGGCTCAAGTCCAACTACTCCTCAAGCCGAGATGCTCTCATATCAGTCTCCTACACCATCCTGACTCCCTTGTTCAATCCACTGATTTACAGCTTGAGAAATAAGGAGTTCAAGTCAGCTCTTCGTAGAGCTGCGGGAAAAACCATTTCCCTGCCACGATGTTAA